Genomic window (Cryptococcus neoformans var. grubii H99 chromosome 9, complete sequence):
ATGTCGAGAGTTCATTATACAAAGAGCTCATCGCAATGAATGTGGCCAAAGGGTCTCGCTCGCCATCATTAGAATCAATCAATGTCAAATGATCTGCAATCATGACAGACGTCGTGCATGGTTCTTATCATAACTAAGCTTGATctaaaaaaagaaacagCCAGTGAAAATTCGAGCAGTAGATAGCTAATTGTGAGTACATTTGCAGAGAATTCAGGCTGCTAGAAAAGAATCGTTATTGGTACAACTGAATCCCCACTTGAATCGGGGCTACGAAGATGTATATATGTGATGATCAGAAAACAGAGCAGGAGAAAGTGAAAAAAGGCTGGAAAAGGATATCTATTTTATTCTATATATTTTCTGAAATGGAGGACGTAAAATagggaaaaaagagatTTAACAATTTGAACACGACCCGACAGATCCCAAAAGAAGCAAGCACTATACACTAACCCCTTTCCCGACTACACAAACACGTGGTGACACCACATTTTAATACCGTCTTGACCATTGCTTCTCATCTGTCGGCGATCCAGGGCCATTGACTCCTCCTCGACCCATCGCCGCTTGCTCATACGCTAGTCGAGAGTCCTGTGGATCGTATGGGTACCcaatttcttctttcccgtAAGGGTTGTAAGCCGTgacaggtggaggagaaagtgCACCATCCGCGCTACTCGCGCTTGCCTCATATACATTATCCCCCACAGGCTCTATCAATGATGAACGCCTTCCTAATCCTGTTcctgccgctgctgctccACCTGCTAATCCAGCACCAGACGCACCGGCGCCGCCCATGGAAAGTGAACCAcgagaagcagcagcaccGTCGGAAGACACGAATGTCGCCGCATCGacattcttcatcattggAGGCGGCACggaagaattggatgaGGTAGGTGAGAACCGCTCGACCTCGAGACCGTCTTCAACCCGGGTAGAGTGCTTGCACCAGAGATAACCGTAGCCAATGTTCCAGAGGAAACcaacgaagaggaagacgacgggTACACCGTAGAAGACGATGATTACAAATGCGATAACCGCACGCGGGATGGGTTTGACGTTCATATCGGGAATGAAGGCGATCAATAACCCGATGGCAATCAATCTACAGATACTCAAGAACGCGCCGAGCCAATCacccttcttgtccttgtgCGGCCTACAGGCGAGGAGAGCGACAAGAACGATAAACTCGACGACGAGGTTACCAATTACTTGAGCCCAAGCAGAGGCGGGGCCGAACGCGATAAAGCCTGCTCGGGCGATCATGGCGAGCACGAATGGGGTGAACCAAAAGTAATGGAATTTCTGGCGGTATTGGCGGTAAAGTACACCGATAGAGTGGAAGTAGCGGAAAGAAGTGTAGAGCGAGTTGATCTCGGGGGACGTGGATGAAATTCGTCGAGCacggaggagagagagtaAGAAGGCTGTGGCGAGAGGGACGAGGGTGAGGAGGATACCGAATACAGCCCAGAAAATGGAAAGACCAGAGTCGCCAATGTGGAATTGccaaaaggcaaagatcCAAATGGGGAAAAAACCGATAAGGCACTAAAAAGATTGAGATCAGCCATCGATTCATCCATCCGAAACTTGCAACTTACCAAACGCAAAGAGTTACCAACACAGAAAGGCCACCacatccttctcagcctTGCAGCCCAACCGAGGTGAGACCTGTTCCTGCCCATGCGGTCAAACAGCAACACCATGCCAAAGAGCAAAACGTGAAAAGCGATAAAGATGCCGATCAGCGCAAGGAAGACGAACCAGATGGTATCGTAGGCGTTGGCCTCGGGGATTCTGAGCGTGTTGGTGTAAACTGGGAGACCGGTGTTAATATCGGTGGTCATATTCTGCGCCAAAACAGAAGGGATAGTGGCTCGCTTGGCGAAATGCTCCAAACTTCTTTTGGAAAGAGCACTTTCCTTGAAAAAAGCGGCGAGACTTtcgggagaagagagaatgCCATTATCGTCCATGTAGACATTGTATGGGGATAATTTGCGGTTGATGTATTGTACTTCAGAGTACGCAGTCGAATCCATCGATCCGCCCGTCTTTTCCCTCATTTTGCTAATGCTACTCTGCATACTTGAAGAGTAAAACAATCCCAATGCCCAGTGAAAGTTTTGGACAAAATTGGTATACACAAGCGGGTAATTGAGATGCAACAGACCTGATGCGGCTGCAActtggaagatgaacaaGATATCAAACCAACGGTACTGTATTGGTGATGTGGAAGTACCCGAGGCGGTATGCCAGATAGCAACGAGGAAGGCTACAAGTGTGAATATGGCCGATGCCCATATAACTCCTTTTTGGTGCGCGGTCTTGCCGTTGGCCAATGTCGCTTGTAGGCAAGCGGCGACTTCATTGTTCTCCACGCGAATGAGCTGGACACGGGCATAAGCCTCAATGTTGGGAACAGTATAGGCGATAGATGGAATTTTCGAAAGATATTCCGCGGGAATGGGATAAGTACCATAACCTGCTTTTGCGTTAGCCCGTTGTTTATCCCCGGAAAAATAAGCAGATTTGAGACATACCGGTGAAATTGACCTGGGGCAGTGGACAAATCACTCCCTGGAGAAGGTCACAAAGCTCCAGAGTTTGGTTAATGATCTGGATACCATAGGCATTGATATACAAATTGACCGAGGTATTTAAATTTGGCTCGACCGAGGCCAgtgagaatgagaatgtGACGGACCCGTTTGAGCGGTGATAGGTAATGTCAAACTCGTCGACAATGACCGCCTTGGCTTCGGCACAGTAGGTGACAGCATCGGTGTAAAGAACACCAGAGTCTGCTGATACAGGCGTGGtggcgagagagaagaaggtgaagaggaatgTGAGGATGAATAATGGTATTCTCATGGTGGGTGATGTGGGGCAGAGGTGACGGGAAAGAGCGGTCGCGGGGTCTCTGGTCTCTGCAGTGGGAATGCAGGTGCTGATagctgaagaggaggaagaaatgagcGGACGGATGGGATAAGAATAGCGATGGCGAGGAATGGGAAGAGTACGTACGTGACCACCCCTTGAACACCTCGATCTCAGGTGATGCTGATGACCGATGCTTTTGTGCACAAAAAGACAAACGCTCGCCTATACACCTCGTTTCAGCTGGCACGTTGCAAGCCGCTAATGTTCTTTTGTATCTCTATCTCTAACAACCAAGAAACGGTAGGTAGATCGATgatctttccttgctgaTTTTTTTAAAAATTATGCTTGTCGATCTGTGGACAGACGACGACAACGTCTTGGccgaaaaagaaaaaaaacgTACGAGCTTTGAACCGGCCAAAGGTCTGCTGCTGCAGTCAAAGTATCGCTCCCGTGATTTTCCTGGCAGCCGGTGTCCGGTGATAGTGCTCGTgtcgaaaaaaagggcaaCGGGAAGCAGGACTATGGATTCTCTAGTGGTACAGAGGCTATGCTACAGTTTACAGAGGATGTATAATgtaagaagaaaaaaaggtggGAAAAGATTTATGCGAAGCGATTTGCTGGCTGGCTTTGTGTCCAAGGTTTTTCAGGGATGTGGATCTTGGACGAGTTGCTTATTAGAACGCAGCATGCGATGCG
Coding sequences:
- a CDS encoding integral membrane protein, variant, which codes for MRIPLFILTFLFTFFSLATTPVSADSGVLYTDAVTYCAEAKAVIVDEFDITYHRSNGSVTFSFSLASVEPNLNTSVNLYINAYGIQIINQTLELCDLLQGVICPLPQVNFTGYGTYPIPAEYLSKIPSIAYTVPNIEAYARVQLIRVENNEVAACLQATLANGKTAHQKGVIWASAIFTLVAFLVAIWHTASGTSTSPIQYRWFDILFIFQVAAASGLLHLNYPLVYTNFVQNFHWALGLFYSSSMQSSISKMREKTGGSMDSTAYSEVQYINRKLSPYNVYMDDNGILSSPESLAAFFKESALSKRSLEHFAKRATIPSVLAQNMTTDINTGLPVYTNTLRIPEANAYDTIWFVFLALIGIFIAFHVLLFGMVLLFDRMGRNRSHLGWAARLRRMWWPFCVGNSLRLCLIGFFPIWIFAFWQFHIGDSGLSIFWAVFGILLTLVPLATAFLLSLLRARRISSTSPEINSLYTSFRYFHSIGVLYRQYRQKFHYFWFTPFVLAMIARAGFIAFGPASAWAQVIGNLVVEFIVLVALLACRPHKDKKGDWLGAFLSICRLIAIGLLIAFIPDMNVKPIPRAVIAFVIIVFYGVPVVFLFVGFLWNIGYGYLWCKHSTRVEDGLEVERFSPTSSNSSVPPPMMKNVDAATFVSSDGAAASRGSLSMGGAGASGAGLAGGAAAAGTGLGRRSSLIEPVGDNVYEASASSADGALSPPPVTAYNPYGKEEIGYPYDPQDSRLAYEQAAMGRGGVNGPGSPTDEKQWSRRY